The DNA region aaaaacagtcAAGTTTACTACAACCACATTTTTCATAAGTAGCTTGAACAATTGTGatgagttttatttaaatttactctatctaattttatttaaattaatggcTCATTACATGGCATTACTCTAGCTTTCTAGtctaaaaaaagataattataaaatgaatttaaactgCTAATAGTAACTACCAATTATGACTGATTGCAtgttaaatgttttttgagTTCAATATAATCATCTAGgccatgaaaaatatataacaataaattaattagtataaaagattacatattttcttttatattatttatttatttattcttcaactaaaaaaaaaaaaaaaaacaaatattatcattagatTATTATGtgatatatctatatttacaaaaatatcgACTTTAATTATTacccatttttaaaatttaaatcactattatttgttttttaaaatatcttagaattatttatattattttcatcattattactattttttaatggacgttatttttttcatttcaatcgGGTCTGTATATTGGAATTTTAggaataaattcaattaacaatacctggaaattaataattagtcaattaatttactgcaaaaaaaaaaaaaaaaaaaatgtaggtatatttaatttattgttcttACATATTCCATCATGGAAGAACTATCACATCTTTGTTTGGCTAGTCTCCAGTGTAATCCAAGTTTGTGATACAATCGACTATTTTCCCATTCCATTAATTTGTTAAGTGAATGTTGtgtctattttaaattaataaataaaaattgattattaatttaatatactttattatgataatgattaatatgaattatttattactctTTTACTGAGACAAATAACTGGCCATAAACTTATACCAAGtgtgcaacaacaacaaaaacatccACAAAATAGCCATTTGACATTGACTGGTAGTGTTTTTTTAAGGACACCATTGACACGCATAACAGTTGCCTTGAATTCTTCTGGTGCAACACGTGATACAAGACCATTTGGAAAATCAGACTCAAACCGGTTACTCAGTCCAAaactgttgataaaaatagaattttattataattattattgtaaaattaaattaaaagttaaattaaattttattattgatcttGAAGATTTTTATAATACTCAATGACTAGCAagtaaaatacaatttaatgttttttttttttttttgctacttACACTGTCATATTACCAGCACCACGAACAATAATTGGATCTggtacaaatataatttgattatcttcattattttgttcattaatttcCTCTTCTTCATAAATTGCATCAAAATCAGCCATTGTAATTCAActtgctcttttttttatttgttcatataataaatgtaaatttgtttttattaataatttttgatttgtttaGATTGCTCCagcattattattgattaactAAATTCACTGATGTTAATTAACCATATataactaaataattaaaatttaaaaataaacaaacattaatgtatttttttttaagacaaagaataaattattgcagtaattatattgtaataaCAACAACGAAAAATCAACAACTGATCATCATTTTAAACAGCTGATTCAGCACTGCTGCTATGattttctagtttttatttatttaattatttatttatagaaaatctATTGCTATCTtgcttgtatattattataattgcatgtctctttttttttcaatgcaatTTGCACAAAGAGAAGAGAGAGAGCTCGATTGTCTAGCAATCGAAATAGTCGTAATCCTAGAAACTTTACGCTAGAAAAAAGATGGCTGTCATGATCTATTTATGCCCCCTGTCGGTCATTTTCATACAATCTTGTCGTCGTTGTTGTGTTCGTGCTTGTGTGGgctttatattcattaaatgGAGTTAATGTTGTgcgttttaatattaaaaaattaataatcaagttACTCTTTCTCtctccaaaataaaaaaaaaaaaaaccaaacaataattttagtaaTGTGAATTATCTAATTGTaagtaaatttaacaatataatcaatccacttaattaataatatttaaataaattattttaaaccgaaaaaaaaaaaaacaaaagttgcaaatttttttaaggtatacctatattttttttttttaacatcccggcttccattataattttaaatgataaacatttattattaattcgacaaaattaatttttatttatactttttattggCTTAAaacatgatttaattttaattataatattaatggataatttacaatgttgtaataataaataatagtcaaGATAACTTGTACTTAtgtcatgataaaaaaaaagcataaatatttttgaggtTAAGAATTGTCCAAACTAGTTTATCAGTTTGctaaaaaattacacaatattttgtaatatatgtatttgaattttgtagataaattaatttataatgtcggttcattataaatttaaatctgaGAAACAATTTGCAACAGTATCATTTGATGGTGTTCATATATCTGTTGCTGatttaaaaaaggaaatatcacatcaaaaaaattttggtaaatGTGAATTTGGTCTGTTGATTAAAAATGCGCAAACTGATGAAGGTACGTTAAACTAAActagtattattattgcttaaaaatataaataataattgtaattaaattttttataatacagaatataataatgacaatgcaCTGATTGCAAAAAACACAAGTGTTATTGTTAGTCGTGTACCATTAACGGTCCAACAAAAAAGATCATGGGATAGAAATGAATCACAACAATTTGTACATTCACGTGATGAAGCAAGTACAAGTCATCCAgttgatttatcaagaattGATGGTtcagaaaatgataaaataaatgcaatgaTGACACAATCATCACATGATTATAATCcatcaaattatcaaaaattacgtGGTGGTAATCAGACTGGTGAAGTACCACCATCATATCGTTGTCATAAATGTCATCAACAAGGACATTGGATTAAAAATTGTCCATTAACATTAAATCAAgaatcaattgaaattaaaaaaagtactgGTATACCAAGAAGTTTTATGATACCAGTTGAAGGACCAAGAGCACCTGGTGCAATGATAACACCAACTGGACATTATGCTGTACCGGCAATTGATCATCAAGCATataaagaaggaaaaaaagaaCGTCCACCATTTTCATCTGATCCAGaaccaattattaaaaaaccagaAATACCAGATGATTTAACATGCAATTATTGTAAAGATTTATTAACTGATGCTGTATTAATACCATGTTGTGCTGGTGCATTTTGTGATTTATGTATACGTACACATTTAGTTGATTCGGAAATTAATGAATGTCCAGTTTGTAATGAAAGAGAAATATCACCTGGTGGATTAATACCATCACGTTTTCTTCGTAATAGTGTTATGAGATTTATCAATGAAACTGGATATGCTAGACGACAAATTTATCCTccatcacaaaaaaataaagatgaagCAATTGACATTGAAAGCACAACTGAGCCAGCAACTTTTGTTGTACCACAAGTACCAAATGAAGTTGTTGAAGTTGATCCTACTGTTAAAGCTGAAGAAACAGTATCCAACAAAATTTCAACAacaggtaaaatataattttagattaatgcttcatttaattatgtttaaaaataaattttaatagtatttttttaataattctaatgATTCTTATAAACGCATgcgcaatttaaaaatttactaatgttaaaaaatgtcTAACctactgttttattttatttattttgcaatcAAGTAagagttgatttttttttttttttttttcacatggcTATGATGATAATTGTACATGTGCTAATTATAgcatgtttaatatttttattattattattacagttAAAGAAGAGACAAAATTAGTTGATCCAATTGTACCAAATGAAGCTAGTGAACCAGTACAAGCAGTTATTGAAGAAGGACATGAAGTAATAATACCACCTGGTACTGAAGAGCCATTATtgccaaaaattaaaattacatctgaaaaagaaattaataattctgatacaattataactaaaaaagATGACTATGAAGAAACATTTGAGGATGATAGAAGACCAAGAGAACGTCCAAGAGTATTTAATAAAGATCCTCAACGTGATAGgtttgtttttgtttgtttatttatttgatatagtTAATGGTTTTTATTAAAGctattaaatgattaattattaattttttgtattcaacAGAGGTTCAGAGAGAATTGTTGGTACATATAGATTGATAAATAGAAGAAGATCATCATCACCAAGACAACGTAATGATTATCCAAGTCAGCATGGACATTTACATATGATGAATCAAACAAAAGAATATCAAAATATGCCACCAGGTAATTCACAAAGATATCCACCAAATATGCATTATGAATCAGACATACGTAGATCTGGAGAACGTCCTGGTACACCAACTGTAAGTACTATTTAAATACCaaatatgtttataatatttttaaatatatgtttaattattattatttatttattaatcagaTTGATGAGCCACATTTGCATCCACAAAGCCAAGGTAATCAATCAAATATGATACCATATCCACCAGGCGAAGAAAGAATTTCCCAAtctcaacaacaacagcaacaacagcaacagcaacaacaacaaggtgGTTATAATCAACCACCACCGTCAATGCCACCACATGGAAATCCATTATTACCAGATCCATACGCAATGAATCATGGTCATAGAATGCCAATGTATCCTCATCAACAGGGACCACATTATGGTCCACCAAGATATGATCGTCCACCTTATCAACAACCTGGATATAGACCTTCACAGCCACGAGGTAGTTACAATGGTCCACCAAGACCAATGAGAGGAATGCATCATCGtaagttgattatttattactataatataatttactatttaaaaaaattaacaataaataatttaataaatttatttttaattttattttagttggaTATCGTGGTGTTCAACAACCACCCATGGGAATTCCTCGTAATATTCATAATGGAAATCCAACtgggtaaataaattttttaatttccataattatattaattatatttgattaattaatttattgcttttttataatttattaacagaGTTATTGATGATCCTTTGGAGGCATTTGAAAGAATGTTACGTGAAAAAGATGAACGTGATAGAAGACTTGGTAAACATCGCAGACGTTCAAGAACACGTTCAAGATCAAGAAGTTATAGTAGATCAAGATCACGTTCATTTGGACGTAGATCACCACGATTAAGTCGTTCACGTAGTCCACCACCAAAAAGACGTGGTTCAAGATCACCATTACCATCAAGACGTAGTAGAACACCTAAAAGACGATCATCACGTGATGGTAGCAGAAGCTTTTCAATCAGCaggtaatattttatataaattataataattattatttttaaatcacatattatttatcgaTTGATAATgtgatttgataatttatctaacATAAATGACAGATCGAGATCTTATTCACGCAGTCAATCACCACCCAGAGGCGCAATCTCAAGGGATCGTGATAGAGAACGTGAACGCGATCGTGAACGGGATTTACCTCCGAGATATCGATCCCCAGTTAGATCACCACCAaggcaaataaattttttttacaagcttTTCCTTATTATTGTTCAACTTTTTAATAGTAGAAAGCTAGAAGTAGTTGTAGTAGTTGTAGTAATTCTAGTAGCAATTGTAGAAATATTAGTtacagtagaaaaaaaaaaaaaaatctattttcctaatataatttaaaactttcaagtaaaaaaaaaaaacaaaacaaaacaaattaataaacaaatttttgtgaatttttattttatagatttcAAAGAGATCGTGAGAGAGAACGTGATCGTCCAAGATCACGTGAATCACGTGAAGGTTACAGTACAAATTATTATGCTGAATCAAAAGACTATAGTTATCGTGATCGTGAACGTGATGGAACAAGAGAACGTACTAGTTCACGTTATCCACCACGTAATCAAACATCACAACACAGTACAATACCATCATTGATGTCATCAcatccaccaccaccattaaTGTCATTGGGATcacaatcaacaacaacaccaccaacaacaacaacaacatcaccaTTAACACAAGTACCATCagcatcatcttcatcatcaacagcacCACTACTACCAACAGCAGCAGTAGCAGCATCAGTTGTTCCAGCTGTACCGGAAAGGAAAGACTATTATGATTCCTACAACAGGTATTTTCGCATCAATTGTCATTATTTGATTCGTGTCCTTATAGCGCGTGTACtactctattattattatattgataaaacaattctACTTTactctttaaatatttttttttctttattcaatagtattattattatgtagaaaaaaatttattttcattattttttaaaattatttaaatagttgatgatttttttttttttattttatttcttttttatgttaactttagtattgaaaaaaaaaaaaattatatttatatatttatattgtcgttattgagtgtaaaaaaaaaattcttaaaattatttattattttatttatttatcaatttatttaccgGTTATCTTCTACGGTCTTAgtttttagagaaaaaaaaaaccaatgtgatattttgattaatttttatactttttttttttctatgaatatagttatattattgttataatttatttacgttAAATggcataaaataatttttaatttaagtaaaaaaattgaaaaacaaaaaaaaaaaaagaaaaagcgtgtttcaacaaaataaacgaaaaatgaaatatttatttagtttaattaataactaaagtgaaaaattaatttaataaatatattttttttttcttatgagagtgtgtgtgtgtgtgtaatgATTGTTGTGTAAATTAAGGTAcgattgagataaaaaaaaaagagcaaagAAATCCaaagcaatatatttttgtaaatataattacgattgtttaaaaaataagtaagaTCTTAATTTTCTGCTATAAAAAATACCTGTCTACTGACAAAGACAAATGTGAtgttagaaaattaattcCCTTCGTACGCGTttagtcgtttttttttttcttacaaattttttttatttaaaaataaataaataaggaaatgaaatgaaaaaaataaaaaccaatttagatgatttttttgtaaaaatattaccGTAATTTACgttgatatttcatttaaaaaaaaaccataatgtTGTacctgacaaaaaaaaaaaaatgtgtgataaatgtaataataaagaaacgaaaaaaagtttttttaaaaaaaaaatatttacactgTGAGTCAAGAGGACAAGTCATACGAGATAAATATTATCGAGCAGAATCATCAGCATGTGATACTTGAAGCAAGGATCCAACTCAACATGTGCAACGCATCAACTTGGTTCTTGATTCAGGTGAATTCAGGACCAAATCAACATTTATcacatttattatcataatttcattaaattcaattatttttataattcaaaaaaaaataaaaaaggaaaaacggtgttataaatgttgatttaacgaatttatatttttactaatgaaatttattttgtttttcattataaaagtaataaaaaacaagacaaaTTTTAtggactgtttttttttttttttcttttaactaattaaaattaaaagtttattattttttgcagaTGCTGCATCACTGCGTCTTTAacaaattgacatttttttttcagcattcAATGGTGAAATTTACAagacatataattttttttttttaatttatttttttactaaaaaaacatGCATTcctaattaataaaaaaatgtgacaATTTGAATGAAAGTATAGTAgaataaatttcgaaatataaCCGGAGGAAATggtaaaagaaaagaaaaaaaaaaagacttagtttttttggttttaaaaaaaaaatattagaatgaATGATTAACGTATGAATAGCCTGTtgaatgatttgaaaaaatgataaattagtaaacaaataagaaagcgtaaatagataaataaacaaaaaaatatatttataaaaattattaacatgtttttctttttgtttatgaaTTATGTTAACAGGTATTCTGGTCCACCTGGTCAACAGCAAAGATTTAGTAGTCCAACACGTGGTGATTATCAAAAACGTTTTGATGATGTAGCACCACCAGGAACAGAGGGTTACTATGACGTGCCACCACCTGGTGTTGATCATCCAGAAAGATTATTAAGAGACGAACGTGAAAGACCAAGATCAATTAAAGATCAAGAAGATAGAGATCACAAAGATACTGATGATGATCGTCCATCTAGAGATGATAGGCAAGTTTTTTCAttcagttttttaattataaaatgaatcatggtttaattgattgtttggaGATGTTTaattgtgtttaatttataatttttatagacCTCGTGAACGTGATACAAGAGACAGAGAGGATCGTGATAGACGTGATAGAGATCGTGAGCGTGAAAAAGATGACAGACCATTacatcaaaaagaaaaagatgaacgTGATAGACGTGATACAAAAGATAAAGAACATGATCGATATATACGTCGTGATGATGATCGTACATCTGATAAAAGAGATTatgataaagataaagataaatatcGTGATGATAGAGAACGTGGTGAACGTGATCGTTAtagaaatgatgataaaatacgtATACGTGATAGAAAAGATCGTACAGAACgtgattttgatgataaagaaCGTGATAGACATGATAGACATTCTgatgatagaaaaaagaataaaaaaagttcaagTCCACATCCACAAAAAACACGTAGTGATACTAGAGATATATCaccagaaaagaaaaaagaaaaaaaattaaaagacaaaaaaaagaaaaaggatagtgttgatgaaaaattagaaaaaaagaaaaagaaaaagaaggaaaaaaaatcattaaaagaaGCTATTGCTAAAAATGAGCtatcaaaatatcaattatcattACAGTCATCTGATAATACATTGTcagataaaattgatgataaattattatcatcaaatgacattaaacatgaaaataatgataataaaataaatactggtGATGTATCAACATCCCATGATGAATCATTTGATGTTAGTGATCAAAATAATTCACTtgttgaaacaaaaattaaaaacgatgataaaacaattgtaACAATGATGAATCCAGAACCACCAGAACAAacagataatgatgatttttgtttaaacCCACCAAATCCAAATTTCAAACCAATTCCTGAAGttaaaaatgacaatgataaaCCAACAATTGATAGTCTTTATGACGGATTAGATGATACTGAAATAAATACTGTTATTACTGAAAAATATGCAATAATACCTGATGAAGAATTGgcaaatgttgaaaaatataatactgaTGATGATACTACAAAGAgaattgatgatgaagatgacgaagatgatgatgatgaagataaatcaattgttacaacaacagcagcaataACAGCTACAACAACTGAACCATTAACATCAACACCAACTAGAACAACAACACCTGAAAGAAAtataacaacatcaacaataaaaacaacaacaaaagatGAATTTTTAGCACCAATGCCAGAATTATCAAAATGGGAAAGAGATGACGAACGTGATGAACCAGATGAACCAGAATCTGATACAACtgaagaatttataaaattagatGTATCAATAACATCACCACAACATACAGATactaataatgatgaaatacaGTCAACAAAATTAGTAACATCTGAAGTATTAAAACGTGCTGAAAATGCAATATTTCAAAAAGCAATAAATGCAATAAGaccaattgaaattaaaaaaataagtgaaagtagaaaaatattatatcaaaatcCTGAACCAAAGAATACTATTGATACAAATACTGATTTAAATCGTTCATCAAGTGACAGAAAAAGTGTTAatgttacaataaatattggtaaaaatgaaagaaatgttgaaataacagagccattattaaaaaaatcaaaattagaTAGATCTAATTATCGTAGTagcaatgatttattattacattcaCCAACAAGATTATCAGCAAAAGAAAGACTTggtgataaaattgatgatgatgatggcagtggtggtggtggtaataaAGATGATTCAAAAACATATTACGATAAAGATTCAAATAaatcagataataatttaatggcTCGTTCAAGATCAccaaaattaagtaaaaaacaATCACCAATTATTGATGCAATATCAAGACATACAACATCTGAAAGAAAAGTAtatcttgatgataaaaagCGTGATAAAAATGAACGTCAACGTGATCATCGTGGTCatcattcaattgataataaacatGATTTGAAAGATACATTTGTTAaacgtgaaaaaaatgatagtagAGATGATTCaagatcaaataaaaatacagaaagCATACGTGttgataaagttgaaaaagaaaaacgtGGTAAATCACCAGTATATGTTAAACATAATACTGTTAAACGTAAAATTGGTAGTGgcggtgatgatgatgatgttgttattgataaaaagaaagatagtaaaaaaaatcgtgatgataaaaaacgtaaaagaTCACACAGAAGTAATAGTAGAAGTAAATCAAAAGATTGTAaacgtaaaaaagaaaaaaaacataaagataataaaaaacaaaaacataataaagaacattcatcatcaatgcaacgtgaaaaattaatagttgatgataaatcaacaattgatgaaaaaaatcaaaatcaagaagatgatgataatgttgttggtaaaaaaacaaatcgtaAAAATCCAAGATTAATATCTGATCGTAAAAAGAGTGCATTGGATGAAGCTAGTTTTGAGCCAGATTATTCAGCATCTGAAACAGcaactgatgataataatgatgataatacaataaatattaaaaaacaaaaaaatagtgatgatttatcaacaactgATAGtgttaaagataaaataattgataataaaattattaataaaaaaagaattaaatcaacaagttctgatgatgatgatgaagattcaagtacaacattatcatcatcaagtgaatctgatgattcatcatacagaaaaagaaagaaaaaacataaaaaacataaaaaacgtaaaacaACTAGAAAAGATAGTTCTAGTGATAGTGATTCATATTCTGATTCAAGTGAATCAAGTTCTGATgatgaaaaacataaaaaaaaatctaaaaaatctaaaagtAAAAGTAAACAAtccaagaaaaagaaaaagtcaaAACACAAATGAcgtcgttaatttttttaattgtaaaatttcgccatttattatatatatatattttttttttttttcattttgcaaaagaaaaaaaaaacaaaaagaaaaaagtggaaaaactttgaaattacatttaatttaattttttttttttgttttttttttttctctgggtaattgataattttaatttatttctttttaatttgaaataatatttatatattttttatttgtttattttaatggaaataaacaaattattatcaattaaattattggtTAAATTGAATCATCAATATCTCGTTTGTAAATTGTACTTTGATACAATTGTTTGTATATTGTGCTTTGATATTGTCGCTCGTCCCGTTAAAtctaagataaaaaattaaaaataatgaaaaaaaaaaaaaaaaaaaatgaatataagtagtttataaataagaaaaatgaaaaaaaaataaaaaaaaatttaaaaataaatatttaaaaaaatgaaaaattatgtaaaatttatttaaaaaaaaaaagtaattcctaattaaaatatgtttaattatcttttataattttttaaatgtttttttaattttttaatgataattttcttgctTTAAATGTGTCAATAAGTGAAATTAGCAATGGCAATTTTTCACTTTCATCAGTATCTTTTATTCCCAAATCTTGAGTTATAAATGAACGTTCCAATCTACGATTTCCACAGTCacattctaaaataataattaatatttaattaaaaaaa from Aphidius gifuensis isolate YNYX2018 linkage group LG5, ASM1490517v1, whole genome shotgun sequence includes:
- the LOC122858371 gene encoding cysteine-rich hydrophobic domain-containing protein 2, whose product is MADFDAIYEEEEINEQNNEDNQIIFVPDPIIVRGAGNMTVFGLSNRFESDFPNGLVSRVAPEEFKATVMRVNGVLKKTLPVNVKWLFCGCFCCCCTLGISLWPVICLSKRTQHSLNKLMEWENSRLYHKLGLHWRLAKQRCDSSSMMEYVLLIEFIPKIPIYRPD